One part of the Neoarius graeffei isolate fNeoGra1 chromosome 2, fNeoGra1.pri, whole genome shotgun sequence genome encodes these proteins:
- the LOC132878473 gene encoding stonustoxin subunit beta-like: MFTLFSLFFSFILDFCYLTLDPNTAHRHLILSEKNRAVRVSEREQRYSDHPESFDFWEQVLCKESVCGRCYWEVEWSGAGVSISVSYKDISRKGEGYECMFGSNNQSWRLRCSSSSSLSFFHNSIETDLRLPSPSRIGVYVDHSAGTLSFYSVSDTMKLLHRVHTTFTQTLYAGFGPFWFYGSTVRLCDPE, translated from the coding sequence atgttcaccttgttcagtttgtttttctcttttattttagatttctgttatctgactctggatcccaacacggcacatcgtcacctcattctgtctgagaagaacagagcggtgagagtcagtgagagagagcagcgttactctgatcatccagagagtttTGATTTCTGggagcaggtgttgtgtaaggagagtgtgtgtggacgctgttactgggaggtggagtggagcggtgctggtgtgtccatatcagtctcatataaagacatcagcaggaaaggagAGGGTTATGAGTGTATGTTTGGCtccaacaatcagtcctggagactgcggtgttcttcttcttcttctctctctttctttcacaaCAGCATTGAAACTGATCTCAGACTTCCAtcaccctccagaataggagtgtatgtggatcacagtgcaggaactctgtccttctacagcgtctctgacacgatgaagctcctccacagagtccacaccacattcactcagactctatacgctgggtttgggCCTTTCTGGTTTTATGgttctacagtgagattgtgtgatccagaataa